In Vicinamibacteria bacterium, the genomic stretch AGAAGGATATGAAAAAGGGGCTCGACACCGTCCTGGCGTTACGTCAACGCGCCGGAAACGTCGTCGCGCCCGGAAACCGCGAGTACAACCCCGGGTGGCACACGGCCCTGGATCTCGATAGCCTGCTGACGGTTTCCGAAGCCGTGGCGCGGGCCGCGATCGAGCGCAAGGAGAGTCGTGGTGCCCACTTTCGCGAGGATTACGATTCGAAAGACGAGGCCTGGGGAAAGACGGTCCTCGTCATACGCCGAGGACGAGGCGGCGACATGGAGGTCACCCGTGAAACGATCGGGGAAATGCCCCCGGAGCTGAAGACGATTATCGAGGAGAATCGCTAGATGACCACCGGGACCTTTCGAATCTGGCGTGGAGATCGAGCGCGGGGTGAGTTCCAGGACTACGAGACCGAGGTATCCGAAGGCATGGTGGTCCTCGATGCCATTCATCAGATCCAGGCCGAGTCGGCGCATGATCTGGCGGTCCGATGGAACTGCAAAGCGGGGAAATGCGGCTCTTGTTCGGCCGAGGTCAACGGCAATCCGCGTCTCATGTGCATGACCCGCCTCGCTGATCTGGACCTTTCCGAGCCGGTGACCGTCGAACCGCTCCAAGCCTTCCCCATCGTCAAAGACCTCGTGACCGACGTCAGTTGGAACTTCGAGGTCAAGAAACGGATCAAAAAGTTCACCCCGCGGCCGCCTGATGCGCCCGACGGGACCTGGCGGATCGCACAAGAGGACATCGACCGCGTTCAGGAGTTTCGGAAGTGCATCGAGTGCTTCCTTTGCCAGGACGTTTGTCACGTCCTCAGGGACCATCACCTGCACGACGAGTTCATCGGTCCCCGCTTCTTCGTTCACGTCGCCGCGCTGGAGATGCACCCGCTCGATACCGAGAACCGCCTGGAAGAGCTCAAGAACGCGGACGGCATCGGCTATTGCAACATCACGAAGTGCTGCACCAAGGTCTGCCCCGAGCACATCACGATCACCGACAACGCGATCATCCCGCTCAAAGAACGCGTGGTGGACGAGTTCTACGACCCGCTGAAGAAGATCTTTCGTGTCCTCACCGGGAAGTGAAGCGGTTCCCGGCTACCGCTCATTCCCGGGAACTTTGTAGCTTGAACACGAGCCCGCCCTTGATCACCACGGAGACGTTCTCGAGCAACGTGATGTCATCGAGCGGATTGCCGCGTACGGCGATGAGGTCGCCGAGGCGGCCTGGCTCGACAGCACCCACGCGATCGCCCCATCCCATGTGACGCGCCGCCACCGACGTCGCCGCGCGAATGGCGTCCATGGGCTTCATGCCGCGTTCCACCATGATGTGAAACTGCTTGGCATTGTCCCCGTGGGGATAGACGGCTGAGTCCGTTCCGTAGACGATATCCACTCCGGCCTCGTACGCCTTCGTGAAACCTTTCCGTTGCGCCTCGGTCGTCTCCTGGTTCTTCCTGAGAAACTCCTCGGGCCAGCCTTCCTTCTTTCCTTCGGTGGCAATGTAGTCGCCGTTGTAGACGTCCATGGAGAGCGCCACGCCGTGCTCTCGGGCGAGCGCGATCGCCTCATCGTCGATGAGCGAAGCGTGCTCGATAGTGTCCGCTCCCGCGAGAATGGCTTCTTTGATCGAACGCGCGCCGTGGGCATGGGCGGCGAGCTTGAGTCCCGCCGCATGCGCCACCTCCGCCACGGCTTCGATCTCCTCGGGCGTC encodes the following:
- a CDS encoding succinate dehydrogenase/fumarate reductase iron-sulfur subunit, whose product is MTTGTFRIWRGDRARGEFQDYETEVSEGMVVLDAIHQIQAESAHDLAVRWNCKAGKCGSCSAEVNGNPRLMCMTRLADLDLSEPVTVEPLQAFPIVKDLVTDVSWNFEVKKRIKKFTPRPPDAPDGTWRIAQEDIDRVQEFRKCIECFLCQDVCHVLRDHHLHDEFIGPRFFVHVAALEMHPLDTENRLEELKNADGIGYCNITKCCTKVCPEHITITDNAIIPLKERVVDEFYDPLKKIFRVLTGK